From one Bacteroidota bacterium genomic stretch:
- a CDS encoding helix-turn-helix transcriptional regulator, which translates to MKTYSLEELTDKYIGKSDTVERKQFEFELKIDVLGEMIRKTRKERNLTQEQLGELIGVQKAQISKMENNIKDVRFSTIINVFSALKAKINMSVVFNQDSHFEIAK; encoded by the coding sequence ATGAAAACTTATTCATTAGAAGAATTAACAGATAAATATATTGGAAAATCGGATACAGTTGAAAGAAAGCAATTTGAATTTGAGTTAAAAATAGATGTTCTTGGAGAAATGATTAGAAAAACAAGAAAGGAGAGAAATTTAACGCAAGAACAACTAGGCGAACTTATTGGAGTTCAAAAAGCCCAAATTTCAAAAATGGAAAACAATATCAAAGATGTAAGATTTTCTACAATAATAAATGTATTTTCGGCACTAAAGGCAAAAATTAATATGAGTGTTGTATTTAATCAGGATTCTCATTTTGAAATTGCCAAATAA
- a CDS encoding FISUMP domain-containing protein, giving the protein MKKLCLTNRFFLPILALIISFGIIFSGCKDDNEFPTVSITNPANGASVFQDTAITIMTNAQDNNGSIAEVLFYIDGVNVGTASSSPFNYRWNTTGMSLGSHKIKVTAYDNEGATKSAEINIIISLTSDFTDPRDNRVYKIIKIGSQTWMAENIRFKVSGGGYWAYNGDDNFVTTYGYLYNWEATCDVCPDGWHLPSDEEWKTLEMELGMSQSDADSKNWRGTIEGGMMKEIDTTHWYSPNTGATNSSGFTALPGGYRNGYGGCDSMGFYGTFWTSTEFDVNYAWYRLLFNSYENIYRNYYFKTYGYSVRCVRD; this is encoded by the coding sequence ATGAAAAAATTATGTTTAACAAATCGTTTTTTTCTTCCGATTTTAGCACTAATAATTAGTTTTGGAATTATCTTTAGCGGATGCAAAGATGACAACGAATTTCCAACTGTATCTATAACAAATCCTGCTAATGGAGCATCAGTATTTCAGGATACGGCAATAACCATAATGACAAATGCACAAGATAATAATGGGAGTATTGCAGAAGTGTTGTTTTATATTGATGGTGTAAACGTTGGTACTGCAAGTAGTTCTCCATTTAACTATAGGTGGAACACCACAGGAATGAGTCTTGGTTCTCACAAAATAAAAGTAACTGCTTATGATAATGAGGGTGCAACAAAATCTGCTGAAATAAATATTATTATTTCCTTAACTTCTGATTTTACAGACCCACGTGATAACCGTGTTTATAAAATTATTAAAATAGGTTCGCAAACATGGATGGCTGAAAATATTCGCTTCAAAGTAAGTGGAGGAGGTTATTGGGCTTATAATGGTGATGATAATTTTGTAACAACTTATGGTTATTTATACAATTGGGAAGCTACTTGTGATGTATGTCCCGATGGCTGGCATTTACCATCAGATGAAGAATGGAAAACATTGGAAATGGAACTTGGTATGAGCCAAAGTGATGCTGATAGTAAAAATTGGCGTGGTACAATTGAAGGTGGGATGATGAAAGAAATTGATACAACACATTGGTATTCACCAAATACAGGAGCAACTAATTCAAGTGGTTTTACTGCTTTGCCAGGTGGGTATCGCAATGGTTATGGTGGTTGTGATAGTATGGGGTTCTATGGTACATTCTGGACTTCTACGGAATTTGATGTTAATTATGCATGGTATCGCTTACTTTTCAATTCTTACGAAAATATTTATCGCAACTATTATTTCAAAACTTATGGATACAGTGTTCGCTGTGTTAGAGATTAG
- a CDS encoding PLP-dependent aspartate aminotransferase family protein, with the protein MDTRNKGFNTKLIHSGDFKDEFGAAVVPIYQTSTFSFKNAQHGADCFSGKSDGYIYTRIGNPTIDALENKLADLENGYRGVVMSSGMAAVTTVYMTLLSQGDHMISTSAVYGPSRAVMESHFAKFGVEYDYIDTSDLEAIEKAIQPNTKLLYIETPANPTITLTDIKKASEIAHKHNIIVCVDNTFSSPYLQKPLDLGADIALHSLTKFINGHADIVGGALVAKDEELYGKLRKTMTMMGPNMDPHQAYLVIRGVKTLAIRIDKAQESAMKVAEYLENHPKISWLKYPGLKSHPQHDLATEQMNGYGTMISFGVKGGLDAGRILMDNIHLAKLAVSLGGVESLIQHPASMTHAAMSQEAREEGGITDDLVRYSVGIEDLKDIIDDIDQALAKV; encoded by the coding sequence ATGGATACTAGAAATAAAGGTTTTAATACTAAATTAATTCACTCAGGTGATTTTAAAGATGAATTTGGAGCTGCTGTAGTTCCTATTTATCAAACATCAACATTTTCATTCAAAAATGCACAGCATGGTGCTGATTGTTTCTCAGGAAAATCTGACGGATATATTTATACAAGAATAGGTAATCCGACAATTGATGCTTTAGAAAATAAATTAGCCGACCTTGAAAACGGTTACAGAGGTGTTGTAATGTCTTCAGGAATGGCAGCCGTTACTACTGTTTATATGACACTACTCAGCCAAGGCGATCACATGATAAGTACAAGTGCTGTTTATGGACCTAGCCGTGCAGTAATGGAAAGTCATTTTGCAAAATTCGGTGTTGAATATGATTATATTGATACTTCCGACCTTGAAGCAATAGAAAAAGCAATTCAGCCTAACACAAAATTGTTATACATTGAAACACCTGCAAACCCTACAATTACATTAACTGATATTAAAAAAGCAAGTGAAATTGCTCATAAGCACAATATTATTGTTTGCGTTGATAACACATTTTCAAGTCCTTATTTACAAAAACCACTTGACTTAGGTGCAGACATTGCTTTACATTCATTAACAAAATTTATCAACGGACATGCTGATATTGTCGGTGGTGCATTGGTTGCAAAAGATGAAGAGCTTTACGGAAAATTAAGAAAAACAATGACTATGATGGGACCAAACATGGATCCTCATCAGGCATATCTTGTTATTCGCGGAGTAAAAACATTGGCAATAAGAATTGATAAAGCACAGGAAAGTGCAATGAAAGTTGCAGAATACCTTGAAAATCATCCTAAAATTTCATGGCTAAAATATCCCGGACTAAAATCTCATCCTCAACACGACTTAGCAACAGAGCAAATGAATGGTTATGGAACAATGATAAGCTTTGGAGTAAAAGGTGGTCTTGATGCCGGAAGAATTTTAATGGACAATATTCATTTGGCTAAACTTGCTGTATCACTCGGTGGAGTAGAATCACTAATTCAACATCCAGCATCTATGACTCATGCTGCAATGAGCCAAGAAGCACGAGAAGAGGGTGGTATTACTGATGATTTAGTACGTTACTCTGTTGGCATTGAAGACCTAAAAGACATTATTGACGACATTGATCAGGCATTAGCTAAAGTTTAA